The Coleofasciculaceae cyanobacterium DNA segment GAACTGAAATTGCTTTTCGTAATTCGGCTAAGGTCTCTTCTTCTTCTGGATTTAGTTGAATACGCAGTGGTGCTGGCATGCTTATTTCATTTTTTCTCCTTATCTATCTTATATTTAATTACACCCATCTACTTAGAACAACAAATATCAATTTAAATTGTTGGTTTTATTGGAATTCCATTTGTTGAGAATATCTTTAACTAAAGCTTGTTTGAGCCAAATCTGCACCACAATCAATAGAGGAATAGCGAGAAATAAACCCAAGAATCCGAACAAGCTAGCAAAAACCACAACTGCCAAGATTGTAAATACTGGCAACAGATCTGCCTCTTTTTTCATAATCAGAGGCACTAAAACTAGGCTTTCAAACTGCTGAATCCCGATGTAAAGCAATATTACTGCCAGAGATTTCCAAGGGGCCACGAGCAAGGCAAGCAGTGCCGGTGGTATGACGCTCAAGGTTGGTCCAACATTGGGAACAAATTCCAATAAACCTGCCAAAATCGCGTTAACAAAAGGCAGAGGAACTCCCAAAATTGACAACCCAATAAAAGACACCAAGCCGATAACAGCCATAGCGATTAGTGTACCTTTAATCCAGCCAACCAACGAAGCTTCGCACTCACCAAGAATCTCATCAACCCGCCTGCGGTAAAAGGCAGGAAAAGCCAAGATAAAAATGCGTCGGTATTGAGCAGGATTTGCTAAGAGCATGATGGTTAGAACCAAAAACAGCAAGATGCTCAAGACAATACTGAAAGAGTTATTCAGGAAAACAAAAAAGTTGTTTAGCCATCGCGAAATCCATGTTTGTACTTGTTGAGTGAGATTTTCTAAACCGCGAAACTCTTGGAATTGTTCTAACATTGAGTCAGGAATTACAGATTGCAACCGCTCAAACCAAGTACGCAGTCGTTGGGGTACTTGTGGCAAAATACCAACTAATTGTTGTAACTGTTCAACAATTCTCGGTACAACCAGCGCAAAAAAGCCAATGATGACTGCCAGGAGAATAATAATTGTAATAGCAATGGCAAATCCTCGTTTGACGCGCGAGCGCTGCAATCGGCGCACGACTCGGTTTAAAACTGTTGCCAAAATGACGGCAGCAAATAGCAGCAGAACAACTTGCCGAATTTGCCACAGAATGTAAAGAGAAATTATCAGGGCGATTAAACCCAGCCATTGCCCGAAGCGCACAACTTTATCTCCATTAAAAATTGCTTAGGAATTTTTATCCACAATCGGACGACCTTCGCTATCTACGTCTAACTCTTCTCGACGAATTTGCTTGCTCGCATTGACGGTATCGCGCTTAACCTCTTTTCTAACACTAACTTCTTCACGCAATACTGCTTCTTTGCCAATTTCGGGTTTTTCTTCGTAAACATCCATGCGAGCTACTTCTTGCTCGCGAAAGTCAGCTTCCCCAGGCGAAACTGGCTGACCTGCGTTTTCTGGAATTTTGCGCTCGATAACGACTTGCTCTTTTTCAACTGGGACAGCAACGTTTTGGGTTTGGGTTTCAACGCGTTTACCAATGCTGACTTCTCCAGTTTTTTGGCGTTGTTTGTTGGCAACTAATCGCTCTTCATAGAGTTTGAGAGTTTGATGGTCGCGATCGCTCATCTCGAATAGATCTGGTTTTTGTTGATAAATGTCTCGATCGCGCTCAACGTAGTCAGTTTCAGTTGAAGGCATTGTTGTTTCAGGAGCTACATTAGGCATAGAAGCACTAGCAGTACCTAACTGAGTTGCCGTCCCCATAGTTCGAGCGCCATATACTCCCGTTACCCGTTCTTCATAGTCGCGATCTATATTGAGATCTTCGCTAAATTCGGGTAAATTTTGCACTTGCTCTTTAGTTAACCCTACAGCGTATACACGGCGATCGCTAAAATCTATTTGAGAACGTCCCACAGGTAGCAACACTTGCTTACCAAAAATCCAAAAACCCGTATCAACTACCAAATATCGAAAACGGCCTGTCTCGTCAACCATGATGTTTTTAACGCTGCCAATTTTGTCATCGTCTATGTCTGAATAAACATCATATTTTTTGATGTCATCACCCTCAAAAGCATCTTGGTAGTTCGGATTAAATTCTTCTAGTTTGTAAAGAACCATTTTATTTTCATTCCTATTTTAAGTACAAGCTAATTGGATATCAAGTTAAATTTTAAATGTGGAAAACTCGGGGAACATTAAAAGTTTTATCGGTGTTGGTGAACAAGGTATGATGTACTTCAATCATCGTTTCCCTTTAACCCAAATACCACAGTTAAACTACAAGCTAGACGCAAGATTTTAGTTAAACGTGGAGTCACATCAGACGATATCCTAGAGTCTATGAATGACTATTACTTTGGACAGGCAAATTGTCTAATGTTAAAGGATCTTGAAAATGCAAAAACTGTCTAGGAGTACCTATTTCTATTCCTTTATCTTTCATCGCTAGCTTAAGACGACGGCGAAACTCACGAGCAACTTTCCATTGCTGTAAGGGTTCAGTTTTAAGCCAGACGCGAATTAACATTCCAGAGTGTTCAATTGCATCAATGCCTAAGACTTCTGGTAGTTCGATCAGTTGAGTCTGCCAATAGCGATCGCGGTACATTTCTTGAGCGATTTCTTGCAAGACTTTTAAGGCGCGATCGGGATTCGTTCCATAGGCAATTTTAATGGTTAAATCGACTCGTGACCAATCTTTAGAGTGATTTTCGACGACGATAATTGCACTGTTAGGAATAGTAATTAATTTCCCTTCGCTATCTCGAAGCTGGGTGATTCGTAAGTTCAAATTTTCGACTAAGCCATTTGCATTGCCAATAGAGATGACATCGCCGACAGCATATTGATCTTCAACCAAAATCAGAAATCCGTTAATTGCGTCTTTGACAACACTTTGAGCAGCAAAAGAAATCGCTAGACCAATAATTCCCGCACCTGCCAGTAGAGGTACTAAATCTACGCCGATCGCCGATAAAGCAATTAATACTCCTGTACCTACTAAAATAATGCTCGTAACGCTTTTTATTACCCGCGACAGGGTAGAAAGACGTAAAGCGCGTCGATGAGAAGTTTGAGATGTCAGAAATTCACTTGTTTGTACAGTTTCAAAAAAGCGATCGGTCAAAAGATCGTCGAGTCGAAGCAATACGTAAGTTCCTATGCCGATGCCTAAAAGTTGTAAAGGTGTTGATATTATTAATGGTTGCAGCCAACGAGTATAAGGAAACAGTTCCAAGATAATAAAGGTACTGCCTCCCCAGATCCCAACTTGTCCTAAATGCAAAAGTCGCCGTTTTAAATCACTAGAGTTACGCTGTCTTTGCTTGATTAATTGCTGCTGTACTATCAATTCTGTATCTGCATTCAACTGCTCGCTCGACTGAGAAGAATTTAGGGGATTGTCGGGAATTTCGGCTTCTATTGTTTGCTTTTGACGTTGGTAGCGTCGCTGCCAGGTGGCAAATACACTACTAAGAGCGATCGCGCCGACAACAATTCCCCCAGTAATGATTCCCTGACGGACGAGAAAATTGGGCTGCCTTTCTTTTTTTGCTCTCAGTAGCGACGTTTTGACAATAGAAGCATATTCGTTTGCCAGCCTTTGTGGGTTACTTCCGTGTATTTGGGCATCTAAGGTCGTTACAGTCATTAAATAGCGGTTGTTAACGGAAATAATTGGCAAACCACTACTTTGATCGATTTTCGTTGTGACTTCTAAGCGCTCATAATCACTGCTGACAATTTGTTCTAGATTATTTTCGATAGTTTTAACTCGTTGATTGATGGGGTTATTGCCTCCATCGGTGGTTACAGGAGTAGCGATCGTAAATAACTGATTACCATCTAAGTTCACCGTACCTGTTTGAACTGTTCGATCGCTGCTATTAGCAACCAGCAAATTATTAAGCTGCGGTAAATTCAAATTGGGTATTTGCGGAGTTTGTCCGAAGACGACGGAAGTTGAAGAAATTAATATTAAGGCGATCGCGCTTACTCCTACAGTGACAAACTTAGCTTGAATTCGTTTGCGAATTCTCATTCTCATCTCCTCTAACTTTGAACTTCTGTAGGAACAACCAAAAAAATCTACTTAAGTAATAATTTATGTCGACATAGCCTCTATACCAATAACATGAGTTGGAGCGATCGCAATTTGATAACGTAATTCTTTGACAAGTTGAGTTAAGGTGAGAAACTGAGTTTGATTGGCTTTGCCAGTGCGCGGAGCGCAACCATAGCAATTTTGTTTCCCAAGCAGTGTTTCTATTTCTTGCGCTATTCGCGACCCCTCGGTAAAACCAGCACTACCCAAGGCACCTACTAACTTATGAGCTTCCTGTTCTGCTTTTTGCCGTAATTGCCAAGTTAGTTTATTTCGACCTAAAGCTTGAATTGCCAAATCTATTACTGAGAGGCGATCGCTAATTCCCGCTTCAAGAGCGTCCCGAAATTCAGCGACTGCTGATAAGATCTGTTGTTTCATCTCGTTGAGATCTGGCTCGGCTGGCTCTTTTTCCAGCAATTTTAAACGATAACCCAAACCATATACCGTTTCAATCAAATCACTTGGCGCACCTGCTGCTTTAAGTTTCTGTCTTAAGCTTTTGATATAAGACTTAATCGTATTTTCTTGAGGAGGATCTTCTAAATTCCATAAAAGATCGACGATCGCGCTGCGACTGAAAACGCGCTGACCGTTTCTGAGAAAAAGCTCTAGCAAGGAATATTCTTTGGCTGTGACGTGTAAAACTCGATCATCATAGGTGACTTTGCAGCTACTGGGATCGAGCCGTAGAAGCCCCCATTCCAAGACTGTAGGAAGAGGCGTATTTGCCCGACGCAGTAAGGCGCGAATTCTAGCCAATAACTCTTGAAAATCGAAGGGTTTGACGAGGTAATCATCTGCACCTGCATCTAACCCTTTAACCTTGTCGGTTCTAGTATCTTTTGCCGTAATCATCAGAATAGGCGTATGATAACCTTCTCGTCGTAATTTTTGACACAAGCTAATCCCATCTATTTCTGGCAGCATAACATCGAGCAAAATTAAATCGTAGTTAAATGCAGTTGCCAATTCCCAGCCATTTTGACCGTCAGAAGCGATATCGACCAAATAATGCTGTTGTTTAGCCAGTGTCGTAGCCATGAATTGAGCTATATAATTATCATCCTCAACTACCAGAATTTTCATAAAATTAAAGTTGTTTTTTGAAAAAGCGATCGATAGCAAAATTTGTATTTATACCTGTAATAAATTTTTTCGTTCCACTTAACATCTACCAAAAGTGGCTAAAAAAGGTACATCTGTAAAAAAATGTTGGTTACAGTTTTTTGGTACTCATCTGAGCGAAATCCGAAACCCAAGGATCGATTATTTTATATTCTAAGTTAAAAATGTACTATTAGAACACACAGCGTATCACCTCGTCTACCCTGTAGTAAACTAAATGTTGAATAGTTTATTCCTCACTTCTGGCAAGACTAGCAACAAGGGCAATCAATTCAATCGCCTTAATTGGTTTAGAAATATGTAATTGAAAGCCCTCGGCTAAAGCTTTTTGGTAATCTTCAACTCTAGCATACGCCGTCAGAGCAAGAGCAGGTATGCGCTCTCCCATCTCTGGTTCGAGTTCTCTAATTTTACGGATGAGTGCGTAACCATCTTCTCCTGGCATTCCAATATCGCTTACCAATACATCTGGTCTTTGTCGTTCTAGTGATTCAAGTGCCTCACTTACAGAACCCACAGCCACAACTTCCGCCCCGCATTCTTCGAGTACTACA contains these protein-coding regions:
- a CDS encoding DUF2382 domain-containing protein, with amino-acid sequence MVLYKLEEFNPNYQDAFEGDDIKKYDVYSDIDDDKIGSVKNIMVDETGRFRYLVVDTGFWIFGKQVLLPVGRSQIDFSDRRVYAVGLTKEQVQNLPEFSEDLNIDRDYEERVTGVYGARTMGTATQLGTASASMPNVAPETTMPSTETDYVERDRDIYQQKPDLFEMSDRDHQTLKLYEERLVANKQRQKTGEVSIGKRVETQTQNVAVPVEKEQVVIERKIPENAGQPVSPGEADFREQEVARMDVYEEKPEIGKEAVLREEVSVRKEVKRDTVNASKQIRREELDVDSEGRPIVDKNS
- a CDS encoding response regulator; amino-acid sequence: MKILVVEDDNYIAQFMATTLAKQQHYLVDIASDGQNGWELATAFNYDLILLDVMLPEIDGISLCQKLRREGYHTPILMITAKDTRTDKVKGLDAGADDYLVKPFDFQELLARIRALLRRANTPLPTVLEWGLLRLDPSSCKVTYDDRVLHVTAKEYSLLELFLRNGQRVFSRSAIVDLLWNLEDPPQENTIKSYIKSLRQKLKAAGAPSDLIETVYGLGYRLKLLEKEPAEPDLNEMKQQILSAVAEFRDALEAGISDRLSVIDLAIQALGRNKLTWQLRQKAEQEAHKLVGALGSAGFTEGSRIAQEIETLLGKQNCYGCAPRTGKANQTQFLTLTQLVKELRYQIAIAPTHVIGIEAMST
- a CDS encoding mechanosensitive ion channel family protein; protein product: MRIRKRIQAKFVTVGVSAIALILISSTSVVFGQTPQIPNLNLPQLNNLLVANSSDRTVQTGTVNLDGNQLFTIATPVTTDGGNNPINQRVKTIENNLEQIVSSDYERLEVTTKIDQSSGLPIISVNNRYLMTVTTLDAQIHGSNPQRLANEYASIVKTSLLRAKKERQPNFLVRQGIITGGIVVGAIALSSVFATWQRRYQRQKQTIEAEIPDNPLNSSQSSEQLNADTELIVQQQLIKQRQRNSSDLKRRLLHLGQVGIWGGSTFIILELFPYTRWLQPLIISTPLQLLGIGIGTYVLLRLDDLLTDRFFETVQTSEFLTSQTSHRRALRLSTLSRVIKSVTSIILVGTGVLIALSAIGVDLVPLLAGAGIIGLAISFAAQSVVKDAINGFLILVEDQYAVGDVISIGNANGLVENLNLRITQLRDSEGKLITIPNSAIIVVENHSKDWSRVDLTIKIAYGTNPDRALKVLQEIAQEMYRDRYWQTQLIELPEVLGIDAIEHSGMLIRVWLKTEPLQQWKVAREFRRRLKLAMKDKGIEIGTPRQFLHFQDPLTLDNLPVQSNSHS
- a CDS encoding AI-2E family transporter; translation: MRFGQWLGLIALIISLYILWQIRQVVLLLFAAVILATVLNRVVRRLQRSRVKRGFAIAITIIILLAVIIGFFALVVPRIVEQLQQLVGILPQVPQRLRTWFERLQSVIPDSMLEQFQEFRGLENLTQQVQTWISRWLNNFFVFLNNSFSIVLSILLFLVLTIMLLANPAQYRRIFILAFPAFYRRRVDEILGECEASLVGWIKGTLIAMAVIGLVSFIGLSILGVPLPFVNAILAGLLEFVPNVGPTLSVIPPALLALLVAPWKSLAVILLYIGIQQFESLVLVPLIMKKEADLLPVFTILAVVVFASLFGFLGLFLAIPLLIVVQIWLKQALVKDILNKWNSNKTNNLN